One genomic window of Tachypleus tridentatus isolate NWPU-2018 chromosome 12, ASM421037v1, whole genome shotgun sequence includes the following:
- the LOC143235127 gene encoding uncharacterized protein LOC143235127, with product MSFSTSEMVETKLELCMEAESSSEIKTEESPSFLKSKALPGLSMLLQEQRIHAVVPSVGPDRYDAVIVPASSDSAVAPTSLNPGLFPTLTMHSTASHSPQSLWQFFRVSNTPTTTIHITSTTPTPVIYNALSPVNMIESLNVVGLTRKALTLETTWSVFSGKIPVFYIPRFSNLCGLTTIPDDTPLTLSYKQNSEEDDISTENVDLDLQHEEQKIEDNLDHHETTSLPHHWGQVPSFYFKMANPIFPVYNSGVRGSYVGLLSTLHVLRKGGFA from the exons ATGAG ctTCTCCACATCTGAAATGGTGGAAACTAAGTTGGAGCTATGTATGGAGGCTGAATCAAGTTCAGAGATAAAGACAGAAGAATCTCCAAGCTTCTTGAAAAGCAAAGCCTTGCCTGGTCTAAGTATGTTACTCCAGGAGCAAAGAATACATGCTGTAGTACCATCTGTTGGCCCAGATAGATATGATGCA GTGATAGTACCAGCATCTTCTGATTCAGCTGTAGCTCCAACTTCTCTGAATCCTGGGCTATTTCCTACTTTGACAATGCATAGTACAGCAAGCCACTCCCCACAATCTTTGTGGCAGTTTTTCAGAGTAAGCAACACTCCTACTACCACTATCCACATAACTAGCACCACCCCTACACCTGTCATTTATAATGCATTATCTCCAGTAAATATGATAGAAAGCCTCAATGTTGTTGGTTTAACAAGGAAGGCCTTAACATTGGAAACTACATGGTCAGTGTTTTCTGGTAAAATACCAGTGTTCTACATTCCACGATTCTCCAACTTGTGTGGTTTAACCACCATTCCAGATGATACACCTTTAACCCTGTCCTACAAACAAAATTCAGAGGAGGATGACATTTCCACAGAAAATGTAGATCTGGATCTTCAACATGAGGAACAGAAGATAGAAGATAACCTTGACCATCATGAAACCACTTCTCTTCCTCATCACTGGGGTCAAGTtccatctttttattttaaaatggctAATCCCATATTTCCGGTTTATAATTCAGGGGTTAGAGGTTCTTATGTGGGATTGCTTAGTACACTCCATGTTCTGAGGAAGGGTGGTTTTGCATAA